A single window of Myxocyprinus asiaticus isolate MX2 ecotype Aquarium Trade chromosome 34, UBuf_Myxa_2, whole genome shotgun sequence DNA harbors:
- the LOC127425455 gene encoding cytochrome b-c1 complex subunit 7-like, whose translation MRDDTINEDSDVKEAIHRLPEPVYNDRMFRIKRALDLSMKHQVLPKDQWIKYEEDLRYLEPYLVEVICERREREEWQIKSNECEVKAPVWCDVWCLVFKRICICPNTY comes from the exons ATGCGGGATGATACCATCAATGAGGACTCCGATGTTAAAGAAGCCATTCATCGGCTTCCAGAACCAGTTTACAATGATAGGATGTTCCGCATCAAGAGAGCTCTGGATCTGTCAATGAAGCATCAGGTTCTTCCTAAGGACCAGTGGATTAAATATGAGGAG GATTTGCGTTACCTTGAGCCCTATCTCGTTGAGGTTATCTGTGAAAGGAGGGAAAGAGAGGAGTGGCAGATTAAGTCAAATGAATGTGAAGTTAAAGCTCCTGTTTGGTGTGATGTCTGGTGTCTTGTATTTAAGAGAATATGTATTTGTCCCAATACCTATTAA